Proteins encoded within one genomic window of Thermanaerothrix sp.:
- a CDS encoding 4Fe-4S binding protein, with protein MKLLKSYAEKCVRCGACMAACSKAYFKEEDPGLSRIRVTDVGSMPNINVCNQCGACIEVCPTQALERDKNGVVQLKKDKCTSCMMCVGYCPTASMLFNAAKQSQPFKCIACGLCAKACPTGALEIIG; from the coding sequence GTGAAGCTCCTAAAGTCCTACGCGGAAAAGTGCGTCCGGTGCGGCGCCTGCATGGCCGCCTGCTCCAAGGCCTATTTTAAGGAGGAGGATCCCGGTCTATCTAGGATTCGGGTCACCGACGTGGGCAGCATGCCCAACATAAACGTTTGCAACCAGTGCGGCGCCTGCATAGAGGTGTGCCCCACCCAGGCCCTGGAGAGGGATAAGAACGGCGTGGTACAGCTTAAAAAAGACAAGTGCACCTCCTGCATGATGTGCGTAGGCTACTGCCCCACCGCCAGCATGCTCTTCAACGCCGCCAAACAGAGCCAGCCCTTCAAGTGCATAGCCTGCGGCCTTTGCGCCAAAGCCTGCCCCACCGGCGCATTGGAGATAATAGGCTGA
- a CDS encoding aldehyde:ferredoxin oxidoreductase gives MEKMKLLAQWTYTPKPIHRGYTKEVCFVDLGNRDGNYSFKTKSLSDEFVERFTGGRGFGLGLLWDAVNENTKWDDPENEIIISGGPLCGITQYPGAGKCYSVFLSPATKQTYASNAGGYFGPLIKFSGFDSFELRGIADRNVIIFVDGDLGKVEIYESPFDDKSNSYTITDELHEYFSAEDEDRENGKRAISVVSTGQAAHHSYICGMNFSFYDLRRKVARLKQAGRGGGGTVLRHKGVHAIVVKKRKVTGVENDPADLATLQKVGIKLHKEIHDYDDVQCKMRKVGTAHLNEVMNDYHLLPVNNYKFGQHPDINNIHSDVYTSLFTQGLPDGCWYGCSLSCAKAADHFELKTGPWKGRKVTVDGPEYETAASLGSVIGIFDPKWTIEANFYADHYGFDTISLGTIIAFLAECYELGLINEEHTGGLKLNFGNKDHMMELIHRMAEGKDEFAVAASRGIRYLKDFLSEKYGADRKVMEDIGMEGQGLEVSQYRCQESIAQWGGYFLTLKGPQHDEAWLIFMDMVNKQLPTFEDKAEALYYFPNFRLWFSLVGLCKLPWNDIEPADNHIKYKGIEAAKVPEHVQNYVDIFNAVTGKNITKEDIITQSERVYNFERVFNLRMGKGTREWHNIPARGLGPVFEDEYMARPDYFDDKLREAGINPEGLSVKEKIEKLQAHRRGQWEQLVDAVYKRRGWNRNGIPTLETVKRLGIDTPEVVEVLKKHLRPEDEWGN, from the coding sequence ATGGAGAAGATGAAGCTTCTCGCCCAGTGGACCTACACCCCCAAGCCCATCCACAGGGGATACACCAAGGAGGTCTGCTTCGTTGACCTGGGCAACCGGGACGGCAACTACTCCTTCAAGACCAAGTCCCTGTCCGATGAGTTCGTGGAGCGCTTCACCGGCGGCCGCGGCTTCGGGCTTGGGCTTCTCTGGGACGCGGTAAACGAGAACACCAAGTGGGACGACCCGGAGAACGAGATAATAATCTCCGGAGGCCCCCTTTGCGGTATAACCCAGTACCCGGGAGCGGGCAAGTGCTACTCCGTCTTCCTCTCCCCCGCCACCAAACAGACCTACGCCAGCAACGCCGGCGGTTACTTCGGCCCCCTCATCAAGTTCTCCGGGTTCGACTCCTTCGAGCTCAGGGGAATAGCGGACAGGAACGTGATAATATTCGTGGACGGTGACCTTGGAAAGGTGGAGATCTACGAGTCCCCCTTCGATGACAAGTCCAACTCCTACACCATAACCGACGAACTCCACGAATACTTCTCCGCCGAGGACGAGGACCGAGAAAACGGCAAGCGGGCCATTTCGGTGGTATCCACCGGGCAGGCGGCGCACCACAGCTACATATGCGGCATGAACTTCAGCTTCTATGACCTGCGCCGCAAGGTTGCAAGGCTCAAGCAGGCAGGACGCGGAGGCGGCGGCACCGTGCTGCGCCACAAGGGAGTCCACGCCATAGTGGTGAAGAAGCGCAAGGTCACGGGAGTTGAGAACGACCCGGCGGACCTCGCAACCCTCCAGAAGGTGGGCATAAAGCTCCACAAGGAGATCCACGACTACGACGACGTGCAGTGCAAGATGCGCAAGGTGGGCACCGCACACCTCAACGAGGTGATGAACGACTACCACCTGTTGCCGGTTAACAACTACAAGTTCGGCCAGCATCCGGACATAAACAACATCCACTCCGACGTCTACACAAGCCTATTCACCCAGGGGCTTCCGGACGGCTGCTGGTACGGCTGCTCCCTATCCTGCGCCAAGGCAGCGGACCACTTTGAGCTCAAGACCGGTCCCTGGAAGGGCCGCAAGGTCACCGTGGACGGCCCGGAGTACGAAACCGCCGCGTCCCTGGGCTCCGTCATAGGCATCTTCGATCCCAAGTGGACCATAGAGGCCAACTTCTACGCGGACCACTACGGCTTCGACACCATATCCCTGGGCACGATAATCGCCTTCCTGGCGGAGTGCTACGAGCTTGGACTCATAAACGAGGAGCACACCGGTGGGCTTAAGCTCAACTTCGGCAACAAAGACCACATGATGGAGCTCATCCACCGGATGGCGGAGGGCAAGGACGAGTTCGCCGTCGCCGCCAGCCGGGGCATCCGCTACCTTAAGGACTTCCTGAGCGAGAAGTACGGGGCGGACCGGAAGGTGATGGAGGACATCGGCATGGAAGGGCAGGGACTTGAAGTCTCCCAATACCGCTGCCAGGAGTCCATCGCCCAGTGGGGCGGCTACTTCCTCACCCTCAAGGGGCCCCAGCACGACGAGGCCTGGCTCATATTCATGGACATGGTTAACAAGCAGCTCCCCACCTTCGAAGACAAGGCGGAGGCCCTTTACTACTTCCCCAACTTCCGGCTGTGGTTCTCCCTGGTGGGGCTTTGCAAGCTGCCCTGGAACGACATCGAGCCCGCGGACAACCACATCAAGTACAAGGGCATCGAGGCCGCCAAGGTGCCGGAGCACGTGCAGAACTACGTGGACATCTTCAACGCCGTCACCGGCAAGAACATAACCAAGGAGGACATCATCACCCAGTCCGAAAGGGTTTACAACTTCGAGAGAGTGTTCAACCTCAGGATGGGCAAGGGGACCAGGGAGTGGCACAACATACCCGCCAGGGGTCTTGGACCGGTCTTCGAGGACGAGTACATGGCAAGGCCCGACTACTTCGACGACAAGCTGAGAGAAGCTGGGATAAACCCCGAAGGGCTCTCCGTTAAGGAGAAGATAGAGAAGCTCCAGGCCCACAGAAGGGGGCAGTGGGAGCAGTTGGTCGACGCGGTCTACAAGCGCAGGGGTTGGAACAGGAACGGCATCCCCACCCTCGAGACCGTAAAGCGCCTGGGTATAGACACCCCCGAGGTGGTGGAGGTCCTCAAGAAGCACCTCCGCCCGGAGGACGAGTGGGGTAACTGA
- the thiS gene encoding sulfur carrier protein ThiS, whose protein sequence is MDRFITVNGDKHPWREGMTVQDLLDEKRYTFRMLSVWINEKPVERDRFASTTIPEGAKVQVVHMISGG, encoded by the coding sequence ATGGACCGCTTCATCACCGTAAACGGAGACAAACACCCCTGGCGGGAGGGGATGACCGTCCAAGATCTCTTGGACGAAAAACGTTACACCTTCCGCATGTTGTCCGTGTGGATCAACGAAAAACCGGTGGAAAGGGATCGCTTCGCCTCCACCACCATACCGGAGGGGGCTAAGGTCCAAGTGGTGCACATGATAAGCGGAGGTTAG